Within the Eucalyptus grandis isolate ANBG69807.140 chromosome 1, ASM1654582v1, whole genome shotgun sequence genome, the region CCATCCTGTGAATTTAGGTAAAATCTCGTCCgaatttgtttgtgtttttgcatGTGATTGTGCACTCTGAGCAGAAATCCCCTTCGCTATATCTATTTGCACACGCCTTCAGCTGCTGGAtgatcttttttccttcttttttcgtGTCTGCGTACGGACCGCTTACCTTTAACATACAGTATATTCCCGAGGATCTCCGTCTTCATCTCTGTGTGCTCGGCCGCGGAAGCATTCCAAAAACCTCAGCTCACTTCCTAGCCAGGCCACGCCACACCAAGTTAccaacctttttttctcttctggggggagagagagaggcctggAAGTAATACGCTTCCCAGATATGGCACACTCGGAGGCCAGAGCATCAGAAGTTCAGtacgatgtgttcttgagttttagtgGAGCGGATACTCGTTTTGACTTCACGGACTTCCTCAATAGAGACTTGAATAATGCCGGAATCTGCGTATTCATGGACGAAGATGCAATGGAGGTGGGTGATAAGATTGGTGAGACAATTCTACAAGCTATCGACAACTCCAAAATCTACATACCCATCATCTCTCAAACTTATCCTGACCGTGAATGGTGTCTCATCGAGCTTGAACACATGATGTACAATGTGTTTAGGTCAAATGGcaaaaaaaggatttttcccATCTTTTATAAAGTAATCTTTCCTCCGAAGAggctcttgcaaaggttggtCAAATCAAGGGATGGAAGGGCGAGGAGGGACAAAGGTAAAACTACCTTTAAGATGCCTGCgtaattcttccttttttggtttttattttagGGGATAAAACATTGCcctatcaaatcatttattttcttcttcttttttaaatggaaaatttcGATAACCACTTCCAACTTCAAGTGCTACTCCTATTGAACTTTACAACCTCTACTCGAGACATCTTCCCTAATATTTCAGTTGTTACAGCCACTGCTGGCGCTAAGGAACTTGTTACAGGTTTTGGGGTTATATAATCTGTCTGCCCCAAATTGCAGTGTTGACCTTGAATTTGTCTGCATTTTCTCCCTGTTACAAGTGCTGAAAATCTTTTCTAGGCTTAGCTATAAATGCCGAAATTTTGCTTGGGCACAATGTGGTAGCCATTGGGGGCtgcatgtttttgtttcttttttctgtttaagaacagatttttttttttgtcgagaataaaaaagaacataaacgcgtttgtttgcgtttttgttcaaaatcgaatttttgttcctgaacacaaaagaacagaaatgagaaacaaaaaaaaattatttcttgatttAGAAACAAaacatttcttctctctcttttcttcttcttcttcttttcttcttcttttttctttagccggtcaccggcctcggccatggccggcgaccggccatcgagggtcggcgacctcgccggagcgtcgccggcccccggcaaggctgagcgtcgccggcccccggcgaggttgagcgtcgccggcccctggcgaggctcggcgttgcCGGCCCTTGGTAATTTCTGTCATCATGTAGACCACTACCAAATATTGAATTCTACTAAATTAGCCTATACTGATTATTCAATGTATTTAGATATTGTTTGTAACCACGTGCGATGTGTGGGTGTGAATTAAATCTAGTCAACTAATGAAAGCGCTTTTGTGCATGGTAGCCAAGCAAAAATTGTTGATTTGGTCATTCGAAAGGTTTTGGAGGAGCTAGGCAGAATAGATGAGTCACAGACTGAGCATCCGATTGAGCTTGATGACTTGACACAGTCACTTGAAGACTCTTATAATCGTGCAGTGATGGTaccatattttcttcttcatcagtATACAATTGACACACGTAAATGCAcggatttgaaattt harbors:
- the LOC120292733 gene encoding uncharacterized protein LOC120292733; the protein is MMSSLFSFGPRPSWLRLASLPPAESHCRDESPIVGRITAACTLPNHHRGHPLPGSTVPVIRRADSDEVHPVNLVYSRGSPSSSLCARPRKHSKNLSSLPSQATPHQVTNLFFSSGGRERGLEVIRFPDMAHSEARASEVQYDVFLSFSGADTRFDFTDFLNRDLNNAGICVFMDEDAMEVGDKIGETILQAIDNSKIYIPIISQTYPDREWCLIELEHMMYNVFRSNGKKRIFPIFYKVIFPPKRLLQRLVKSRDGRARRDKGKTTFKMPA